From Paraglaciecola sp. L1A13:
GCTTAAACAACAAATGAGTAATATTTTACAAGAAGTCAGCCAACCACTTGAGCCTAAAAGCGAAGATGGCCCATTTGTTATCCTGATGGTAGGGGTAAATGGGGTGGGTAAAACGACCACAATAGGTAAAATGGCGAAGCAATTTCAGGCTCAAGGCAAAAAAGTAATGCTGGCTGCAGGTGATACTTTTAGAGCCGCAGCCGTAGAGCAACTGCAAGTGTGGGGCGAACGCAATAATATTCCGGTGATAGCGCAAAAAACGGGCTCAGACAGTGCTTCGGTTATTTACGATGCGCTGGAATCAGCCAAAGCCCGTAACGTCGATGTGCTTATTGCTGATACCGCTGGGCGCCTTCAGAACAAAGATCATTTGATGGAAGAGCTTAAAAAAGTGGTTCGCGTGATGCGCAAGATCAATCCTGCTTCCCCACATGAGATAATGTTAACGTTAGATGCGGCGACCGGCCAAAACGCGATAAGCCAAACGAAGCTATTCAACCAAGCGGTAGGCCTAACGGGTATCACGTTGACTAAACTTGATGGCACTGCGAAAGGCGGCGTCATTTTCGCACTGGCCGATCAGTTTAAAATTCCTATTCGTTATATTGGTGTGGGAGAAGGTATTGACGATCTTCGTCCTTTCGTTAGTGATGAATTTGTAGAGGCCTTATTTTCTGAAAATAACACTGAAACCAAAACATCAAAGAGCACGTCAGTTGATAATAATCGGTTAAGCGAATAGTTATCCTATGATTAAATTTCAGCAAGTCAGTAAGACCTACCCAGGTGGTCAGCAAGCTCTGCGCAAGGTCGATTTTCATATTGAGCCTGGAGAGATGGCGTTCTTAACTGGGCACTCTGGCGCAGGGAAAAGTACCTTGCTGAAATTAATCAGCTTGATGGAGCGACCGACCGTAGGACGAGTTCTAATTAATGGTCACGATTTAAATGAAATTAGTCGTCGACAGATAGCCTATATTCGCCGTGACATTGGCATGATATTTCAAAGTCATCAATTGTTAATGGATAAAAGCATATTCGATAACGTCGCCCTACCCTTAATTATCGAAGGATACTCTCACAAAGAAACCAGTAAACGGGTGCATGCAGCACTTGAAATGGTTGGCTTACGGGATAAAGTTAAGAACCTGCCCATTATGCTTTCAGGTGGTGAACAACAACGGGTAGGTATCGCCCGAGCCGTCGTTAATAAACCACCATTGCTATTAGCCGATGAGCCTACGGGAAACTTAGATCCTAAGTTATCGATGGAAATCATCCGCTTGTTTGAGGATTTCAATCAAGCAGGGGTATCAGTATTTATCGCTACTCATGATCTTGGCTTAATCGCTCGGATGAAATATCGCACGCTCACCTTAAAAAGTGGCCAGATGATCACTGATGGTCTTTCACAAGATTTTTAACCCAGTCGTAGCCTATACAGAGTTCTATCGTTCTGGCCACGCAATGATAAGTGAGTTTGAAGAATGAGTTTATTATTTAAGGGACGGGCTCAAGGCGCACAGCTAAGTCAGATCTCAATTGTTCAGCGTATTCAAATGTTTTTTCTTAGCCATGTGCGTCAAGCCCTGGGCAGTTTAGGAGAAATGTGGCGCGCTGGAGCAGCCTCGCTTATGACTATAGGTGTATTAGGGTTGAGTATTACATTGCCAAGCACCTTGTATATTCTGCTAAAGAACGTTGAGCAAGTCAGCTCAGGTTGGGAGCAA
This genomic window contains:
- the ftsE gene encoding cell division ATP-binding protein FtsE; translated protein: MIKFQQVSKTYPGGQQALRKVDFHIEPGEMAFLTGHSGAGKSTLLKLISLMERPTVGRVLINGHDLNEISRRQIAYIRRDIGMIFQSHQLLMDKSIFDNVALPLIIEGYSHKETSKRVHAALEMVGLRDKVKNLPIMLSGGEQQRVGIARAVVNKPPLLLADEPTGNLDPKLSMEIIRLFEDFNQAGVSVFIATHDLGLIARMKYRTLTLKSGQMITDGLSQDF
- the ftsY gene encoding signal recognition particle-docking protein FtsY; translation: MSKFFGWLKKDKPKSEPQDPSKSAPQEAQVEHQPATNQGAQHQGSEEGTLVSDVVATEVETSSLPHSPIEVEIALHEENRSDEEIVSPEVSETPLVSKVEQDAAAQAPEVKTPVLTDDNPEPQLEAIKPEPEKNQEKPAKIGLFAKLKQSLSRTKESLGSGLVSLFRGKAIDDELFEELETQLLIADVGIDTTSKIIAKLTDGAKRNQLKDGDALYQLLKQQMSNILQEVSQPLEPKSEDGPFVILMVGVNGVGKTTTIGKMAKQFQAQGKKVMLAAGDTFRAAAVEQLQVWGERNNIPVIAQKTGSDSASVIYDALESAKARNVDVLIADTAGRLQNKDHLMEELKKVVRVMRKINPASPHEIMLTLDAATGQNAISQTKLFNQAVGLTGITLTKLDGTAKGGVIFALADQFKIPIRYIGVGEGIDDLRPFVSDEFVEALFSENNTETKTSKSTSVDNNRLSE